From the genome of Wolbachia endosymbiont (group B) of Parapoynx stratiotata, one region includes:
- a CDS encoding extracellular solute-binding protein: MKKGLIFISLVAAVLIVVNFLYKNSGIDDSQVVNVYSSRKEELVHSLFDDFTKTTGIKVRYIIDDYSQLLSRMENGGEADLFLTADAVNLILAKKRGLLSQVDSETLKNAIPAKFRDNEDYWFGLTKRARILVYNKESVDPKELSTYEDLANEKWKGKILVRSSTSPYNRSLIAFMIAKNGFEKTKEWVSGIVSNMARKPSGGDTDQIYAVAAGEGNVAIVNSYYFARILSSENKKNITEKLGAFFPSDGVMVNISGAAVTKNAKHRENAIALLEFFVSKQAQELYAKKNQEYPIVEGIETSDVLKSWGNYLQSTLPISELEKHLFEAVMIADECKWK, from the coding sequence ATGAAAAAAGGTTTAATATTTATATCTTTAGTAGCGGCTGTATTGATAGTCGTTAATTTTTTATATAAAAATAGCGGAATTGATGATTCACAAGTAGTAAACGTTTATTCATCTCGTAAAGAAGAATTAGTACATAGTTTGTTTGATGATTTTACAAAAACCACTGGCATCAAGGTACGTTATATCATTGACGATTATTCCCAATTGCTTTCACGTATGGAAAATGGCGGTGAAGCTGATTTGTTTTTAACTGCAGATGCAGTGAATTTGATTTTAGCCAAAAAAAGAGGGCTCTTATCTCAAGTGGATTCAGAGACTCTAAAAAATGCCATACCTGCAAAATTTAGAGATAATGAAGATTATTGGTTTGGTCTCACAAAAAGAGCTAGAATATTGGTTTACAATAAAGAATCAGTAGATCCTAAGGAATTAAGTACCTATGAAGATTTAGCGAATGAAAAATGGAAAGGGAAAATATTAGTACGCTCTTCCACAAGTCCATATAACCGATCATTGATCGCTTTTATGATTGCAAAAAATGGTTTTGAAAAAACAAAAGAATGGGTGAGTGGAATTGTAAGCAACATGGCAAGAAAACCAAGCGGTGGTGACACAGATCAAATTTATGCTGTAGCCGCTGGTGAAGGCAATGTTGCAATAGTAAATAGCTACTACTTTGCAAGAATCCTTTCATCAGAAAATAAAAAGAATATCACAGAAAAGTTAGGAGCTTTCTTTCCGAGTGATGGTGTAATGGTGAATATTAGTGGTGCAGCAGTAACAAAAAACGCAAAACACAGAGAAAATGCCATAGCTTTATTGGAGTTTTTTGTAAGCAAACAGGCTCAAGAGCTATATGCTAAAAAAAATCAAGAATATCCTATTGTTGAAGGTATTGAAACTTCTGATGTGTTAAAATCTTGGGGAAATTACCTACAAAGTACTCTGCCTATAAGTGAGCTTGAGAAGCATCTCTTTGAGGCTGTTATGATAGCAGATGAATGTAAGTGGAAATAA
- the gpmI gene encoding 2,3-bisphosphoglycerate-independent phosphoglycerate mutase — MNFKSVVLCILDGWGNGIENSKYNAISNSNPPCWQHISSNYPKCSLSACGTDVGLPEGQIGNSEVGHMNIGSGRVVMQSLQRINQAIETIENNANLQNFINDLKSKNGICHIMGLISDGGVHSHQKHISALANKILQRGIKVVIHAFLDGRDTLLNSGKRCIQEFTESIKENDIRIATVSGRYYAMDRDNRWERTIEAYEAIAFAKAPRYDDAVSLIDENYQNNITDEFIRPAIIGDYQGIKPEDGLLLANFRADRMIQLASICLGKAGYTEVAKFSSILSMMQYKADLKIPYLFPPESFANTLGQIIEDNKLRQLRIAETEKYAHVTFFFNCGREEPFSGEERILIPSPKVKTYDLQPEMSAFELTEELVKKISSQEFALIVVNYANPDMVGHTGNIKAAEQAVLAVDDCLAKVLSVVKEVGNTALIVTADHGNVECMFDEENNTPHTAHTLNKVPFIISCENLKLRDGKLSDIAPTILQLLGLKKPNEMTGSSLVRSMLL; from the coding sequence ATGAACTTTAAATCAGTCGTTTTATGTATATTAGATGGCTGGGGTAATGGAATAGAAAATAGTAAATACAACGCTATTAGCAATTCAAATCCACCTTGTTGGCAACATATTAGCTCTAATTATCCAAAGTGCAGTTTATCTGCCTGTGGAACTGATGTTGGATTACCAGAAGGCCAAATAGGCAATTCAGAAGTTGGTCACATGAATATTGGTAGCGGTAGAGTGGTAATGCAAAGCCTTCAGCGTATTAATCAAGCAATCGAAACGATAGAAAATAATGCAAATCTACAGAATTTTATTAATGATCTAAAAAGTAAGAATGGCATATGCCATATAATGGGATTGATATCAGATGGCGGTGTTCATTCGCATCAAAAGCACATTTCAGCTTTAGCAAACAAGATATTACAGCGCGGAATTAAAGTTGTAATACACGCATTTTTAGATGGCAGAGACACACTGCTAAATTCAGGGAAAAGATGCATTCAAGAATTTACAGAAAGCATAAAGGAAAATGATATAAGAATCGCCACTGTCTCTGGGCGTTATTATGCTATGGACCGTGATAATAGGTGGGAAAGAACAATTGAAGCTTATGAAGCCATCGCATTTGCAAAGGCGCCTCGTTATGATGATGCAGTATCGCTTATTGATGAAAATTATCAAAATAATATAACCGATGAATTTATCAGGCCCGCAATAATAGGCGATTATCAAGGTATAAAACCAGAAGATGGATTGCTATTGGCTAACTTTCGTGCTGATCGAATGATACAATTGGCAAGTATTTGTCTTGGTAAAGCAGGCTATACTGAAGTGGCAAAATTCTCTTCAATTTTAAGTATGATGCAATATAAAGCGGACTTAAAAATCCCTTATCTCTTTCCTCCTGAATCTTTTGCCAACACTTTGGGACAGATAATAGAAGACAATAAACTACGGCAACTGCGCATTGCTGAAACTGAGAAATATGCGCATGTGACTTTCTTTTTTAATTGTGGAAGAGAAGAACCTTTTTCTGGTGAAGAAAGAATACTCATTCCTTCACCAAAAGTTAAAACTTATGACCTGCAGCCTGAAATGTCAGCCTTTGAGCTCACAGAAGAGCTTGTAAAAAAAATTTCTTCTCAAGAATTTGCGCTGATAGTTGTAAACTACGCTAACCCTGATATGGTGGGACACACAGGTAATATAAAAGCGGCCGAGCAAGCTGTGCTCGCTGTAGATGATTGCCTTGCAAAAGTACTCAGCGTTGTCAAAGAAGTGGGTAATACTGCACTCATTGTTACAGCAGACCATGGTAATGTGGAATGTATGTTCGATGAAGAAAATAACACACCTCACACAGCGCACACTCTAAATAAAGTTCCATTTATTATATCTTGTGAAAATTTAAAACTGAGAGATGGAAAATTATCTGATATTGCTCCTACTATTTTACAGCTACTTGGACTTAAAAAGCCAAACGAGATGACAGGTAGTTCGTTAGTGCGTTCCATGTTGCTATAA
- the fmt gene encoding methionyl-tRNA formyltransferase: MRIIFMGSPEFAVGALNLLLKLQSEIVAVYTKAPKPSGRGQRLTKSPVHIVAEKSDIEVCTPASLKSSIEQEKFGNFKPDVAVVAAYGLILPKEILNIPKYGCINIHPSLLPRWRGAAPIQHTILAGDQETGVSIMQLDEGLDSGPILKQKKFLIEESDNYKTLYDKLSELGSDLLLKVLNEIEKQVPLKQSDNDACYADKVKDYKIYASDACEIAYRKVKAFYPKAFIKVENKRIKILDAEFEAFTSGQGEIINDNMHISLKGGTLIPKVVQMEGRNPCDIKDFVRGLKSSLTKKFIE, from the coding sequence ATGAGAATTATTTTCATGGGGTCACCGGAGTTTGCTGTTGGTGCGTTAAACTTACTATTGAAATTACAGAGTGAAATAGTAGCAGTATATACCAAAGCTCCAAAACCTTCTGGACGTGGGCAGAGGTTAACAAAATCCCCAGTACACATCGTTGCTGAAAAAAGTGACATAGAGGTATGTACTCCTGCCTCTTTAAAATCTTCGATAGAGCAAGAAAAGTTTGGAAATTTTAAGCCAGACGTTGCAGTTGTTGCTGCGTATGGATTGATACTTCCAAAAGAAATTTTAAATATTCCCAAATATGGTTGTATTAATATTCATCCATCATTACTGCCTAGGTGGCGCGGTGCAGCTCCGATACAGCACACAATTTTAGCCGGAGATCAAGAAACCGGAGTTAGCATTATGCAGCTAGATGAAGGATTAGATTCTGGCCCTATTTTAAAACAGAAAAAATTTCTTATTGAAGAAAGCGATAATTATAAGACGTTGTATGATAAATTGTCTGAATTAGGTAGTGATTTACTGCTGAAAGTACTAAACGAAATTGAAAAGCAAGTTCCCTTAAAACAGAGCGATAACGATGCGTGCTATGCTGACAAAGTAAAAGACTATAAAATTTACGCAAGTGACGCCTGTGAAATTGCTTATAGAAAGGTTAAAGCATTTTATCCAAAAGCATTCATTAAGGTAGAGAACAAACGTATCAAGATACTTGATGCTGAATTTGAAGCTTTCACTTCAGGACAAGGTGAGATCATTAATGATAATATGCATATAAGTTTAAAAGGTGGTACTTTAATTCCTAAAGTTGTACAAATGGAAGGAAGAAATCCTTGCGATATTAAAGATTTTGTTCGTGGCTTAAAATCAAGTTTAACAAAAAAATTTATAGAATAG
- a CDS encoding NAD kinase, translating to MYKYKNVGYIASSLPKSQEVSKLLQKLNFINIAEAGKHEVDLLIVVGGDGFMLCTLHNYVIGNKDIHVYGINTGNVGFLMNKCFEDLIDHIEHAVPTQLTLLKMEATDISGKKHHYIAVNEVYVFRNANQIVEMNITINDKLKVEKFRGDGIILSTPTGSTAYNFSAGGPILPLNSNLLALTSINSYYPRRWNGALISNDTIVQIDINDVENRPALVVSDYKEFHDISQVKIQKDHENTVTLLFDKDCPLNERIFDQQFLY from the coding sequence ATGTATAAATATAAAAATGTAGGCTATATTGCTTCTTCGCTACCCAAGTCTCAGGAAGTATCTAAACTACTACAGAAACTCAATTTTATCAATATAGCAGAAGCAGGTAAGCATGAAGTTGATCTGCTGATAGTTGTTGGTGGCGATGGTTTTATGCTATGCACCCTACACAACTACGTCATAGGAAATAAAGATATACATGTGTATGGAATAAATACCGGTAACGTCGGATTTTTGATGAATAAATGCTTTGAAGATCTAATTGATCATATAGAACATGCAGTTCCTACTCAGCTAACTTTACTAAAAATGGAAGCCACAGACATAAGTGGCAAAAAACACCATTACATCGCAGTAAATGAAGTGTATGTCTTTAGAAATGCAAATCAAATAGTGGAGATGAATATTACCATTAATGATAAGCTAAAAGTAGAAAAATTCAGAGGAGATGGAATTATATTGTCTACCCCAACAGGTAGCACTGCATATAACTTCTCTGCCGGTGGGCCAATCTTACCACTTAATTCAAATTTACTTGCACTGACTTCCATCAATAGCTACTACCCAAGGCGTTGGAATGGAGCGTTAATCTCAAATGATACAATAGTGCAAATTGATATCAACGACGTGGAAAATCGTCCAGCACTTGTAGTATCAGATTACAAGGAATTTCACGACATATCGCAGGTAAAAATACAGAAAGATCACGAAAATACAGTCACTCTACTTTTTGACAAAGATTGCCCTTTGAATGAAAGGATCTTTGATCAGCAGTTCTTATACTAA
- a CDS encoding ankyrin repeat domain-containing protein, which yields MKYKAFFILLIVISNLLAAEQPEENKNESSINQEDVSKSNTDAEKTSPLLSELKESTDPTNVINEEVPSSNQTNLQSEEETNIKDTKALTSPLSEEKKEEPEEKKISHNNQTNLQPEEEISKKDTELSTSQLTEKKKEEQPENITPVKKENEESEKWTKLNKEIKKHKSKSIYKRQYDSLNEHLPKTIFTDDYSKQFFYCIKKGNLICLRGVINKLEKIGLTIQEILRFRNKLGDTPLIYAVKQDEIDTVRFLLLQGADPRVVDNNFKSPIEIAIERNQINIINAIAEMMPYLLEDKEINNQENSEMYNFAIKIKENTCDAKDN from the coding sequence ATGAAATATAAAGCATTCTTCATACTATTAATTGTTATATCTAACCTGCTTGCTGCAGAACAGCCTGAAGAAAATAAAAATGAAAGCAGTATAAATCAAGAAGACGTATCGAAAAGCAACACTGATGCTGAAAAAACTTCTCCGCTTCTGAGCGAACTCAAAGAAAGCACAGACCCAACAAATGTAATCAATGAAGAAGTACCTTCAAGTAATCAAACAAACCTACAGTCTGAAGAGGAGACTAATATAAAAGATACCAAAGCTCTAACAAGTCCTTTATCAGAAGAAAAAAAAGAAGAACCTGAAGAGAAGAAAATCAGTCACAATAATCAAACAAACCTACAGCCTGAAGAGGAGATTAGCAAAAAAGACACCGAACTTTCAACAAGCCAATTAACAGAGAAAAAGAAAGAAGAACAGCCTGAAAATATAACACCTGTGAAAAAAGAAAATGAAGAAAGCGAAAAATGGACAAAGCTAAACAAAGAAATAAAAAAACATAAAAGCAAGTCTATATATAAAAGACAATATGATAGCCTAAATGAGCACCTTCCTAAAACTATATTTACTGATGATTACAGTAAGCAATTTTTTTACTGCATCAAGAAGGGCAACTTAATTTGTCTAAGAGGAGTAATAAATAAGCTAGAAAAAATTGGATTAACAATTCAAGAAATACTAAGATTTAGAAATAAATTGGGTGATACTCCTCTAATTTATGCAGTGAAACAAGATGAAATAGACACAGTTCGCTTTCTCTTATTACAAGGTGCTGATCCTAGAGTAGTTGATAATAATTTTAAGTCCCCTATTGAAATAGCAATCGAAAGGAATCAGATCAACATAATAAACGCAATTGCCGAAATGATGCCATACCTTTTAGAGGATAAAGAAATAAACAATCAAGAAAACTCAGAGATGTATAACTTTGCTATAAAAATAAAAGAAAACACGTGTGATGCAAAAGATAATTAG
- the fabD gene encoding ACP S-malonyltransferase: MIFAFPGQGSQFVGMGKSLYDEFSVARNVFDEVDDILGRKLSHLIFNGPIEKLTITENAQPAIMAVSIATLRVMKHVFGESLYSVQYVCGHSVGEYTALCAAGALTLESAVKLLKVRSEAMHEASLKCKGGMFALLGAEISEVEGILKSAQIDCEIANDNGGGQVVVSGTAEALEVLPDLFKNSSVKKMIKLQVSGPFHSSFMKPADEKLLEFLKSINITRPSIPFVSNVTAKEESDPEIIRALLAKQVVSRVRWREMVLYMISHGTNKFVEVGPNKVLSNLVKRIDQSINTKSIGSISDADNFFNESLMLTARNLKIKAYN; encoded by the coding sequence ATGATTTTTGCTTTTCCTGGTCAGGGCTCCCAATTTGTAGGAATGGGAAAGAGCTTATATGATGAATTTTCAGTTGCAAGGAACGTATTTGATGAAGTAGATGACATATTGGGTAGAAAGCTGTCTCATTTGATTTTCAATGGCCCTATTGAGAAATTAACCATCACGGAAAACGCTCAGCCAGCTATAATGGCGGTGTCAATTGCAACGCTACGTGTTATGAAGCACGTATTTGGTGAATCTCTTTACAGCGTTCAGTATGTTTGTGGGCATTCAGTTGGCGAGTATACAGCGCTGTGTGCTGCAGGGGCATTGACGCTTGAGTCTGCAGTCAAATTGCTAAAAGTTCGTAGCGAAGCAATGCATGAAGCTTCACTAAAATGCAAAGGTGGAATGTTTGCTCTACTTGGAGCAGAAATAAGTGAAGTAGAAGGTATATTAAAATCAGCTCAAATTGATTGTGAAATTGCAAACGATAATGGTGGTGGGCAGGTAGTGGTGAGTGGTACTGCAGAGGCTCTTGAGGTCTTACCTGATTTATTCAAAAACTCAAGTGTCAAGAAAATGATAAAATTACAAGTTAGTGGGCCTTTTCACTCATCTTTTATGAAACCTGCTGATGAAAAACTTCTGGAATTTTTAAAAAGCATCAACATAACTCGCCCTTCGATTCCTTTTGTATCAAACGTTACAGCTAAGGAAGAAAGTGATCCAGAGATCATAAGAGCTTTGCTCGCTAAGCAAGTTGTAAGTAGAGTAAGATGGAGAGAGATGGTTTTATATATGATAAGCCATGGCACTAATAAGTTTGTTGAAGTTGGCCCTAACAAAGTTTTATCTAATCTAGTTAAAAGAATTGACCAATCTATCAATACAAAAAGCATAGGTAGCATTAGTGATGCTGATAACTTCTTTAATGAATCATTAATGTTGACAGCAAGAAATTTAAAAATAAAAGCTTATAACTAA
- the purH gene encoding bifunctional phosphoribosylaminoimidazolecarboxamide formyltransferase/IMP cyclohydrolase: MKIKRALISVYDKTNIIELASFLMQQQIEILSTGNTYKVLSGAGIKTQEVSDYTQFPEILDGRVKTLHPKIHGGILCDRKRHEKEMQNLEIKPIDLLITNLYPFWKTVNSNSGEKQIIEQIDIGGVALIRATAKNFHFTSVISSIQDYETLKAEMIKNNNQTTLEYRKHLATKAFALTAQYDSNIYNWFLSQGKSNELPEFFTLYGCKAQGLRYGENPHQKAAFYSNQFSKYPLEKIHGKELSYNNIVDIESALNIISEFQEPAAVIIKHNNPCGAAVSDSALKAYEKALSCDEISSFGGIVAFNREIDFKLAEKLNEIFLEVVIAPSVNKEALKILQKKKNLRVIIHQSLQQNAKYQIKNVVGGFLVQENNNHTVKVEEINRVTECTTTKKEKEDLIFAWKICKHVKSNAIVIAKDGCAIGIGAGQTSRIDSVNIAVKKAGEKCKGAALASDAFFPFPDSIVESAKHGITAIIQPGGSLKDQNVIAAANENKIAMFFTDVRNFLH; the protein is encoded by the coding sequence ATGAAAATTAAAAGAGCTTTAATATCAGTATACGATAAGACAAATATAATTGAACTTGCATCGTTTTTGATGCAGCAACAAATAGAAATTCTCTCAACAGGGAATACTTATAAAGTGCTATCAGGTGCGGGAATAAAAACGCAAGAAGTTTCAGATTACACACAATTTCCAGAAATACTAGATGGCAGAGTGAAAACTTTACATCCTAAAATTCATGGAGGAATACTCTGTGATCGAAAAAGGCACGAAAAGGAAATGCAGAATCTAGAAATTAAGCCGATAGATCTGCTTATAACTAACTTATATCCATTTTGGAAAACGGTTAATAGCAACTCAGGTGAGAAGCAAATCATAGAACAAATAGATATAGGTGGAGTAGCATTAATTAGAGCTACAGCAAAAAACTTTCATTTCACTTCAGTGATTTCTAGCATTCAAGATTACGAAACACTGAAAGCTGAGATGATCAAAAATAACAATCAGACAACATTAGAATATAGAAAACATCTAGCAACTAAAGCATTTGCTCTGACTGCACAGTATGATTCTAATATTTACAATTGGTTTTTATCACAGGGTAAAAGCAATGAGTTACCAGAGTTTTTTACTTTATATGGATGTAAAGCACAAGGACTCAGATATGGTGAAAATCCTCATCAAAAAGCTGCATTTTATAGCAATCAATTTAGCAAATATCCACTGGAGAAAATACATGGAAAAGAGTTGAGCTATAATAATATAGTCGACATAGAGTCTGCACTTAACATAATTTCTGAGTTTCAAGAACCTGCAGCAGTGATAATAAAGCACAATAATCCATGTGGCGCTGCTGTTAGTGATAGTGCTTTAAAAGCATATGAAAAAGCTCTATCATGTGATGAAATAAGCAGTTTTGGTGGAATAGTTGCTTTCAATCGGGAGATAGATTTCAAGCTAGCAGAGAAATTAAACGAGATATTTTTGGAAGTGGTGATAGCACCATCGGTAAACAAAGAGGCACTAAAAATTTTACAAAAAAAGAAAAATTTAAGAGTGATTATTCATCAATCTCTTCAGCAAAATGCAAAATATCAAATCAAAAATGTTGTTGGCGGGTTCTTAGTGCAAGAAAATAATAACCATACAGTAAAAGTAGAAGAAATAAACCGAGTGACAGAATGCACTACAACAAAAAAAGAGAAGGAAGATCTTATTTTTGCTTGGAAAATATGTAAACATGTAAAATCCAATGCAATAGTGATAGCAAAAGACGGTTGTGCTATTGGCATCGGTGCAGGACAAACAAGCAGAATAGATAGTGTGAATATTGCAGTAAAAAAAGCAGGTGAAAAATGTAAAGGCGCAGCGCTTGCTTCAGATGCATTTTTTCCATTTCCAGATAGTATAGTAGAAAGTGCAAAGCATGGAATTACAGCTATAATTCAGCCAGGTGGCTCATTGAAAGATCAAAACGTGATAGCAGCTGCAAATGAGAATAAAATTGCCATGTTTTTCACTGATGTTCGTAACTTTCTCCATTAA
- the rplT gene encoding 50S ribosomal protein L20 → MARVKRGVTTHARHKKILKLAKGYRGRAKNCYRIALQRVEKALQYAYRDRRTCKRDFRGLWIIRINAAVREHGLTYGRFMHGLKLAEIDLNRKILAEMAVNHKDDFAKLIEIVNSKLA, encoded by the coding sequence ATGGCTCGAGTAAAACGTGGAGTCACTACTCATGCTCGTCATAAAAAAATATTGAAACTAGCAAAGGGTTATAGAGGACGGGCAAAAAATTGTTATAGAATTGCATTACAAAGAGTTGAAAAAGCACTCCAATATGCTTACAGAGACAGAAGAACCTGTAAACGTGATTTTCGTGGTTTGTGGATAATACGTATTAATGCAGCAGTAAGAGAACATGGACTTACTTACGGTAGATTTATGCATGGTCTTAAACTTGCTGAAATTGATTTAAATAGGAAAATTCTTGCTGAGATGGCTGTTAATCATAAGGATGATTTTGCTAAATTAATAGAAATTGTAAATAGTAAGTTAGCTTAA
- the rpmI gene encoding 50S ribosomal protein L35 produces MTKIKLKTKSSVKKRFHLTAKGKVISTQSGKRHGMVKRSKSNIRNQRGTTILSKSDSRIVKLYMPYGI; encoded by the coding sequence ATGACGAAAATAAAATTAAAAACCAAATCTTCTGTCAAAAAGCGCTTTCACCTTACAGCTAAGGGTAAAGTCATCTCTACTCAGTCAGGTAAAAGACATGGTATGGTAAAGAGAAGTAAATCTAATATTCGTAATCAGCGTGGTACGACGATTCTTAGTAAATCTGACTCGCGTATAGTTAAGCTTTATATGCCTTATGGTATTTAA
- the rpmE gene encoding 50S ribosomal protein L31: MAEIDYHKVTIVMTDGQEFETYSTYGKEGQRIKLDRDPLTHPAWTGSLTSGSGEKDSKIAKFNDKYGSLF, translated from the coding sequence ATGGCAGAAATCGATTATCACAAAGTTACTATAGTTATGACAGATGGTCAAGAGTTTGAAACTTATTCCACTTATGGAAAAGAAGGTCAAAGAATAAAGCTTGATAGAGATCCTCTTACTCATCCTGCATGGACTGGAAGTTTGACAAGCGGTTCAGGGGAAAAGGATAGTAAAATAGCTAAGTTTAATGATAAATACGGGAGTCTTTTTTAG
- a CDS encoding aspartate carbamoyltransferase catalytic subunit yields MDKRRNLLNISDLTIGDVENITKLANQYLEEKVENSHVLKNKIVINLFFEDSTRTLASFEIAAKSLGANVITLPIKSSSINKGEDLKDMIKTLNAMNPDYMIIRHKSSGIINTLAKYVNCSLINAGDGSSEHPTQALADYLVIISHKKQIKNLKIVICGDILHSRVARSNIRLLKMFGAKISLVAPPALMCKHFPEVDSLHYSLTEGIEDADVIMLLRLQKERMNNNSSEKEYFHLYGLDSQKLSHAKPDAIVMHPGPINRGIEISNDIADCVILQQVKFGLATRKAVLHYLINV; encoded by the coding sequence ATGGACAAGAGAAGGAATTTATTAAATATCTCAGACCTCACAATCGGTGATGTAGAAAATATAACTAAATTAGCCAACCAATACCTTGAAGAAAAAGTTGAAAATAGTCATGTTCTGAAAAATAAAATAGTCATAAACCTATTCTTTGAAGATTCAACACGTACGCTCGCATCTTTTGAAATAGCAGCAAAAAGCCTTGGAGCAAATGTTATAACTTTACCAATAAAATCTTCTTCTATTAACAAAGGGGAAGATCTAAAAGATATGATAAAAACACTAAATGCAATGAATCCTGACTATATGATAATCAGGCATAAAAGTAGTGGTATCATTAATACACTGGCAAAGTATGTTAACTGCTCGTTAATCAACGCAGGCGATGGAAGCAGTGAACACCCAACTCAAGCTCTTGCAGATTATCTCGTAATTATCAGTCATAAAAAGCAAATAAAAAACCTCAAAATTGTGATATGTGGAGATATTTTGCACAGTAGAGTTGCAAGATCAAATATAAGATTGCTAAAAATGTTTGGAGCAAAAATAAGCTTAGTTGCACCACCAGCTTTGATGTGTAAACATTTTCCTGAAGTAGATTCACTTCACTACTCACTAACTGAAGGTATAGAGGATGCTGACGTCATTATGCTTTTAAGATTGCAGAAAGAGCGCATGAATAATAATTCTTCAGAAAAAGAATATTTTCATTTGTATGGACTTGATTCACAAAAACTATCGCACGCAAAACCAGATGCAATTGTTATGCACCCAGGACCAATAAATAGAGGTATCGAAATTAGCAATGATATAGCAGATTGTGTTATTTTACAGCAAGTAAAGTTTGGATTAGCAACGCGTAAGGCAGTACTGCACTATTTAATAAATGTTTAA